A window of the Miscanthus floridulus cultivar M001 chromosome 14, ASM1932011v1, whole genome shotgun sequence genome harbors these coding sequences:
- the LOC136503804 gene encoding uncharacterized protein has protein sequence MALGALVSSPSSPGGGGEDASGPAIARPGAKSDTPEARALGKQAISLVGSAVECSALSQKRQAEVPTLAPRKALKVSTSSTAQWVVEVQATIQCGAASARADPKEPVAQGEATEVATKQAEEEEPTPSEAEAHELDGAEAPSLADATKGEAEAPRTSKAKGTEAGVPRTTEAEVAEAGAPGTTEAGVAVAGVSAAKPAAQEVEIEAGKLQYCPRFKARHRCRRALRKWRSIRSPPMILPRGRRWRMPRWPAPWSSRL, from the exons ATGGCGCTCGGGGCATTGGTGAGCAGCCCATCATCtcctggaggaggaggagaggacgcctcagggccggcgatcgcccgccccggggccaagtctgacacgcccgaggcacgggcgttagggaaGCAAGCCATCAGCCTAGTGGGCTCAGCagtggag TGCTCTGCCCTCAGCcagaagcgtcaggcggaagtgcccaccctggcaccacgtaaggcgctcaaggtgagcaccagctccaccgcccaatgggtggtggaggtgcAAGCCACCATACAATGTggtgcggcgtcggcgagggccgacccaaaggagccggtcgcccagggagaggctaccgaggtggccacgaagcaagcggaggaggaggagcctacgcccagcgaggccgaggcccacgagttagatggggccgaggcgccctCACTCGCCGATGCCACCAAGGGCGAGGCTGAGGCCCCCCGGACTTCCAAGGCCAAGGGGACGGAGGCCGGGGtgcccaggaccaccgaggccgaggtggcggaggccggagcccccgggaccaccgaggctgggGTGGCGGTGGCCGGCGTGAGCGCAGCGAAGCCGGCAGCCCAGGAAGTAGAGATTGAGGCGGGCAAGCTTCAATACTGCCCCAGGTTCAAGGCCCGCCACCGTTGCAGGAGAGCACtcaggaagtggaggtccattcgatctcctccgatgatacttcctaggggaaggaggtggcggatgccgaggtggccagcaccgtggagcagccggctctga